One genomic window of Caenorhabditis elegans chromosome I includes the following:
- the rab-8 gene encoding Ras-related protein Rab-8A (Confirmed by transcript evidence), whose translation MAKTYDYLFKLLLIGDSGVGKTCVLFRFSDDSFNNSFISTIGIDFKIRTIELDGKKIKLQIWDTAGQERFRTITTAYYRGAMGIILVYDITNERSFENIKNWIRNIEEHAASDVERMIIGNKCDIEERREVSRDRGEQLAIEYGTKFLETSAKANLNIDEAFFTLARDIKSKMEQNEMRAGGSVSNTGRVNVGGSGTQKKSFFSNWSCNLL comes from the exons atggcaaaaacttACGACTACTTGTTTAAG CTCTTGCTTATTGGAGACAGTGGAGTCGGCAAGACGTGCGTACTGTTCCGGTTCTCAGATGATTCGTTCAATAACTCGTTCATTTCAACAATTGGAATCGACTTCAAAATCCGTACGATTGAGCTCGATGGGAAGAAaatcaaacttcaaatttg ggacACAGCCGGGCAGGAGAGATTCAGAACTATCACAACGGCTTATTACCGCGGTGCTATG GGAATCATTCTGGTGTACGATATCACCAACGAGCGATCatttgaaaacatcaaaaactgGATTCGCAATATAGAAGAGCATGCGGCTTCGGATGTCGAGAGGATGATCATCGGCAACAAATGTGATATTGAAGAACGCCGTGAAGTGTCGCGGGACCGTGGAGAGCAGCTCGCAATCGAGTACGGCACGAAATTCCTGGAAACGTCGGCGAAGGCCAATCTGAATATTGATGAAGCTTTCTTCACACTGGCTCGTGATATCAAGAGCAAGATGGAGCAGAACGAGATGCGTGCCGGTGGATCAGTTTCGAATACGGGTCGTGTGAACGTCGGTGGATCGGGGACACAGAAGAAGAGCTTCTTCAGCAACTGGAGCTGCAATTTGCTTTAA
- the ipla-4 gene encoding phospholipase A2 (Confirmed by transcript evidence), translating to MPRERSLSNLGRKVMFRYRSKSNDRGKRQNSKDRARADHMAFDYDLSNVCNHLEALMNAARYGNTDLLYKLYIHHIDLRMTDETGNTAMHVAVMNNQQKIVRMLVVLCAPCQIWKIKNNNGLTSTELCTDKKISEDFKSLDNPPSPSPGAFVDVDSEYNNVLASEKKQWKPEERVLLALDGGGIRAVITIQMLIHIDYLLGGKLVEKLDDIAGTSCGGVITLLLSTNNRNIEETRKLLLDMRDRVFIRGADKAVPKYSSNGMEYIARHVTTWEDSKMSSIKRHRAIVTVADTRMVPPQLLLFRSYRPEMPEEACEHYKFLDPTKVELWKTLRCTTAAPYFFESFNGLSDGGLIANNPTLALISDFFLTNKLEKSFAKSSSERENRGNWKIGCVISLGTGVFPTEKIDGIDLIVAHAKNPIQFAKSCYKAFASTRNLLHVLVKECTASNGQPVRYAREWCHSINAPYFRFSPHLSQGISLDEIDLEKVMQVMWETEQYVASHRPQFVKLVNYLATKPKREGFENLETSQDSETLEKSISEASETTTTRTTTTTTTAGI from the exons ATGCCGCGAGAGAGATCATTGTCGAATTTGGGGAGAAAAGTGATGTTTCGCTATCGATCGAAGAGCAACGATCGTGGGAAACGACAAAACTCAAAGGATCGGGCACGAGCTGATCACATGGCATTCGATTATGATCTTTCG AATGTCTGTAATCACTTGGAAGCCTTGATGAATGCTGCTCGATATGGAAATACTGATCTTCTTTACAAA TTGTATATTCATCACATCGATCTCAGAATGACTGATGAAACTGGAAACACTGCCATGCATGTGGCTGTTATG aataatcaacaaaaaatcgtgCGAATGCTTGTCGTGCTGTGTGCTCCGTGTCAAATATGGAAAATCAAGAATAACAATGGACTGACGTCCACGGAGTTGTGTACGgataaaaa AATCAGTGAAGATTTCAAAAGTCTCGATAATCCGCCAAGTCCATCACCGGGTGCGTTTGTAGACGTGGATAGTGAGTACAATAATGTGTTGGCAAGTGAGAAGAAGCAGTGGAAACCTGAAGAACGAGTTCTTTTGGCACTTGACGGAGGCGGAATTCGAGCTGTTATCACGATACAAATGCTCATTCATATTGATTATTTGCTCGGTGGAAAGCTCGTCGAGAAGCTTGATGATATTGCTGGAACCAGTTGTGGAGGTGTTATCACTCTTCTTTTATCAACTAACA atCGAAACATTGAAGAAACCCGAAAGCTACTTCTAGATATGCGTGATCGAGTTTTCATCCGTGGAGCTGACAAAGCCGTTCCAAAATATAGTTCAAACGGTATGGAGTACATCGCCCGCCACGTCACAACTTGGGAAGATTCGAAAATGTCGAGTATCAAAAGACACCGAGCAATTGTTACTGTAGCTGATACTCGAATGGTTCCACCTCAACTTCTCCTCTTCCGATCCTATCGTCCAGAAATGCCAGAGGAAGCGTGTGAACACTATAAGTTCCTGGATCCAACGAAGGTTGAGCTGTGGAAGACTCTGAGATGCACAAC cgcgGCTCCATACTTCTTCGAGTCATTCAATGGGCTTTCTGATGGTGGTTTGATTGCGAACAATCCGACGCTTGCACTGATCTCTGATTTCTTCCTCACgaataaacttgaaaaatcgtttgcgaAAAGCTCATCTGAACGAGAAAACCGTGGAAACTGGAAGATTGGATGTGTCATTTCACTTGGAACAGGAGTATTTCCAACGGAAAAGATTGATGGAATCGATTTGATTGTGGCGCATGCG aaaaacccgATCCAATTTGCCAAATCTTGCTATAAAGCATTTGCAAGCACTCGGAATTTGTTGCATGTTCTTGTGAAAGAg tgTACTGCTTCGAATGGTCAGCCAGTGAGATATGCAAGAGAATGGTGTCATTCGATCAACGCACCTTATTTTAG ATTCTCGCCTCACTTGTCGCAAGGCATTTCTCTGGATGAAATTGATTTGGAAAAGGTGATGCAAGTGATGTGGGAGACTGAACAATACGTGGCTTCACATAGGCCTCAGTTTGTGAAGCTTGTCAATTACCTGGCAACCAAACCGAAGAGAGAG ggttttgaaaatcttgaaacatCGCAGGATTCGGAAACATTGGAGAAATCGATTTCTGAAGCTTCTGAGACGACGACGACACGTACGACTACAACAACAACTACGGCGGGAATTTGA
- the acd-5 gene encoding DEgenerin Like (Confirmed by transcript evidence) gives MRRVRNLSLLYNDGPMGRFADQENPVENRNKKETVHFQSGSYDDDMSNSPSSSCSTVGDMPNIKPSASKGSFLSELKPFSKRASQLIVDVPVAHLRKIKNTEGVSSITRESEHFSNTTTLHGPKRIYNGKGWSCVFWVFIWISSMIMLLTQVTSLISMYISKPTVSQVSFLLSEGGMQFPRVTVCSFNPIKRTTVEALNSTKDLSDDLLDYLMMFNSDAMTLYGRADAASLHSGDNVFKHYVSSHPNFTADNFFMDAGFSCGDMFKMCSFGGRRFDCCKYATPIFSDLGKCFTLNLQGSDKSWMKMQTEPGIAAGLQIILDSHLEEQFDSETDGVTPVFSSAFENGFRFYIHSSEEIPFLASEGIAVSPDSVVYSALSSSKYILLSSNAWGNCSDSWPRGYDYSFPYTSAMCSTMCKAQYFQNLCGCSPSIYNHLNRFNDCTPYETFICMDTKMKKVVNQSFNIEMPTCEECKVECKSQVYHSFNSYGKGLSRGALMWLTKQGKQETWTIPHMKLNFQVVNVFFRDMSYTEYIQKRGMSLTELLSDIGGNMGMFMGMSVFTIIELFLFLSKIGWIGFSRKRRDYMYSKKKNEEMHEKELEDVVTGFKLFRHRKSGKDMSHLREKIKGLSMHRVTSEQLNVCKLAWENEPDIERRLASVTRQNSALKEHKDYKQPTILPFDLKDIKDQITRGRAASMFRSRRSRSETAPAVIHEA, from the exons ATGCGACGCGTAAG AAACCTCTCACTTTTGTATAACGACGGACCGATGGGACGGTTTGCGGATCAGGAGAATCCCgtcgaaaatcgaaataaaaaagaaacg GTACACTTTCAATCTGGTAGTTATGATGATGATATGTCAAATTCGCCGTCTTCATCATGTTCGACTGTTGGGGATATGCCGAATATCAA acCATCTGCGAGCAAAGGATCATTCCTCTCAGAGCTGAAACCATTTTCAAAACGAGCTTCACAATTGATTGTGGATGTACCTGTTGCTCATTTAAGGAAGATCAAAAATACAGAAGGAGTCTCATCGATTACTCGAgaatctgaacatttttcaa ACACAACAACACTACATGGTCCTAAACGGATATACAATGGTAAAGGATGGTCATGTGTGTTTTGGGTGTTTATATGGATATCTTCAATGATTATGTTGCTGACACAAGTCACTTCTCTTATTAGTATGTACATTTCTAAACCTACAGTATCTCAA GTATCATTTCTGCTCAGTGAAGGAGGAATGCAGTTTCCGCGTGTCACCGTATGCAGTTTCAACCCGATAAAACGAACTACTGTCGAAG CACTCAACAGTACAAAAGATCTATCCGATGATTTATTGGACTATTTAATGATGTTTAATAGTGATGCAATGACTTTATATGGAAGAGCTGATGCTGCATCATTACATTCTGGTGATAATGTTTTTAAGCATTATGTCTCATCTCATCCTAACTTCACTGCTGACAATTTCTTCATGGATGCAGG ctTCTCCTGTGGAGATATGTTCAAAATGTGCTCCTTCGGTGGTCGTCGCTTTGATTGTTGTAAATACGCTACTCCAATATTTTCTGACCTTGGAAAATGCTTCACTTTAAACTTACAAGGAAGCGATAAATCGTGGATGAAAATGCAAACAGAACCAGGAATCGCTGCAGGCCTGCAAATAATTCTAGATTCTCACCTAGAAGAACAATTCGACTCTGAAACTGATGGAGTGACACCAGTATTTTCTAGTGCATTTGAAAATGGATTCAGGTTCTATATACATTCGTCAGAAGAGATACCATTTCTAGCATCAGAGGGAATTGCTGTTTCACCGGATAGTGTTGTATACTCGGCACTATCAAGTTCGAAATATATCCTTTTGTCATCAAATGCGTGGGGAAATTGCTCGGATAGTTGGCCACGTGGATATGACTACAGTTTTCCGTACACTTCTGCAATGTGCTCGACGATGTGCAAGGCTcaatactttcaaaatttgtgtggATGTTCCCCTTCTATATACAATCATTTGAATA gaTTCAACGACTGTACTCCCTACGAGACATTCATCTGCATGGACACCAAGATGAAGAAAGTAGTGAATCAGAGCTTTAACATTGAGATGCCAACTTGTGAAGAATGTAAAGTTGAGTGTAAAAGTCAAGTGTATCATTCATTTAATTCATATGGAAAAGGATTGTCTAGAGGTGCACTGATGTGGTTGACGAAGCAAGGAAAGCAAGAGACTTGGACGATTCCGCATATGAA attaaacTTCCAAGTTGTGAACGTCTTCTTCCGTGACATGTCCTACACAGAATACATTCAAAAGCGTGGAATGTCACTCACCGAACTGCTCTCCGATATCGGTGGTAATATGGGAATGTTCATGGGAATGTCCGTGTTTACTATTATCGAACTCTTCCTATTTTTATCAAAGATCGGATGGATCGGATTTTCGAGAAAGCGAAGAGATTATATGTAttcgaagaagaaaaatgaggaaatgcATGAGAAAGAGCTGGAAGATGTTGTCACTGGATTCAAGTTGTTTAGGCatcgaaaatctggaaaagatATGAGTCATTTGAG agaaaagatTAAAGGATTATCAATGCACAGAGTAACATCGGAACAGTTGAACGTTTGTAAACTCGCATGGGAAAACGAGCCAGACATCGAGCGGAGACTAGCATCAGTTACAAGACAAAACTCTGCGCTCAAGGAGCACAAAGACTACAAACAGCCAACAATTTTGCCGTTTGATCTGAAAGATATCAAGGATCAAATAACACGTGGAAGGGCTGCATCAATGTTTCGAAGTCGGCGGAGTAGATCAGAAACAGCGCCAGCTGTGATACATGAAGCATAA
- the col-51 gene encoding Nematode cuticle collagen N-terminal domain-containing protein (Confirmed by transcript evidence): MSSSASFYALTGVTGVAAVIVAGVVFSYLSILGDINQFESDFSSDMSVFKTKANDAWSQMMASRRIESPSEKVAFEGLFRAKRQYATAAGGGGGYAAGGGGGGGGGGGGGGCHCAAQASGCPAGPPGPPGEAGTDGEPGQAGQDGQPGQAGQADSGSSGQACITCPAGPPGPPGPDGNAGPAGAPGVPGPDGDAGSPPPPGPPGPPGPPGNDGQPGAPGQDGQPGAPGTNTVNSPGGPGPAGPPGPPGPPGQDGSGGAAQPGPPGPPGPPGNDGQPGGPGQPGGPGQDGGPGTDAAYCPCPPRTPAGGGGGGDFPAGGGGGGYSTGGGGGRADSGGAAGGAGGAGGYSGGGGGGGGGAAAGGGYNAGGGGGGAPQAAPAPQAAPAPAAPAGGGYNAGGGGGAGGGGGYAGGAGAGSYRRRFQ, translated from the coding sequence atgtcgTCGAGCGCTTCATTCTACGCGCTCACCGGGGTTACCGGAGTCGCAGCAGTCATCGTCGCCGGTGTCGTCTTCTCTTATCTCTCGATCCTTGGAGACATCAACCAATTTGAATCAGACTTTTCCAGTGATATGTCTGTATTCAAAACTAAGGCGAATGATGCTTGGTCTCAGATGATGGCTTCCAGAAGAATCGAATCTCCATCAGAGAAAGTTGCCTTCGAAGGACTTTTCCGTGCTAAGAGACAATACGCAACTGCTGCTGGAGGTGGAGGTGGATATGCTGCTGGAGGCGGAGGAGGCGGTGGAGGCGGCGGAGGCGGAGGAGGATGCCATTGTGCTGCTCAAGCATCCGGATGCCCagccggaccaccaggaccccCAGGAGAGGCCGGAACTGATGGAGAACCAGGTCAAGCTGGACAAGATGGACAACCTGGTCAAGCTGGACAAGCCGATTCTGGAAGTTCTGGACAAGCTTGCATCACTTGCCCAGCCGggccaccaggaccaccaggaccagatGGAAATGCTGGACCAGCTGGAGCACCAGGAGTACCAGGACCTGATGGAGATGCCGgatcaccaccaccaccaggaccaccaggaccaccaggaccaccaggaaaCGACGGACagccaggagcaccaggacagGATGGTCaaccaggagcaccaggaacCAATACAGTCAACTCACCAGGAGGACCAGGTCCAGCTGGACCACcgggaccaccaggaccaccaggacaaGATGGATCCGGCGGAGCTGCTCAACCAGGACctccaggaccaccaggaccaccaggaaacgatggacaaccaggaggtccaggacaaccaggaggACCAGGACAAGACGGAGGACCAGGAACCGATGCTGCCTATTGCCCATGCCCACCACGTACTCCAGCaggaggaggtggaggtggTGACTTCCCAGCCggaggtggaggtggaggtTATTCTACAGGAGGTGGAGGAGGAAGAGCAGATTCTGGAGGAGCTGCTGGAGGAGCCGGAGGAGCCGGAGGGTACTCTGGAGGCGGCGGAGGCGGAGGTGGAGGCGCCGCAGCTGGCGGAGGATACAATGCCGGAGGCGGAGGCGGAGGAGCTCCACAAGCTGCTCCAGCTCCACAAGCAGCTCCAGCTCCTGCAGCCCCTGCTGGAGGTGGATACAACGCCGGAGGTGGTGGAGGAGCCGGTGGCGGCGGAGGATACGCCGGAGGTGCCGGTGCTGGAAGCTACAGACGTCGATTCCAGTAA
- the ftn-2 gene encoding Ferritin (Confirmed by transcript evidence) gives MSLARQNYHSEVEAAVNKQINIELYASYVYLSMSFYFDRDDVALPNIAKFFKEQSDEEREHATELMRVQNLRGGRVVLQDIQKPENDEWGTALKAFEAALALEKFNNESLLKLHSTAGNHNDAHLTDFIEEKYLDEQVKSINEFARMVANLKRVGPGVGEYVFDKEHFSD, from the exons ATGTCTCTCGCTCGTCAAAACTACCACTCCGAGGTTGAAGCTGCCGTTAACAAGCAG atcaacaTTGAGCTCTATGCCTCATACGTCTACCTTTCAATGTCATTCTATTTCGATCGTGACGATGTTGCCCTTCCAAACATTGCCAAGTTCTTCAAGGAACAATCGGATGAGGAGCGTGAGCATGCTACCGAGCTCATGCGTGTGCAGAATCTTCGTGGAGGACGTGTCGTGCTTCAGGACATCCAGAAGCCAGAGAATGATGAGTGGGGAACCGCCTTGAAGGCTTTTGAAGCCGCGTTGGCTCTCGAGAAGTTCAACAACGAGTCGCTTCTGAAGTTGCACTCGACAGCCGGAAACCACAACGACGCGCATCTCACTGACTTTATCGAGGAGAAATATTTGGACGAGCAG GTCAAATCTATCAACGAATTCGCCCGCATGGTTGCCAACCTCAAGAGAGTCGGACCAGGAGTTGGAGAGTACGTCTTCGATAAGGAACACTTTTCCGATTAA
- the D1037.1 gene encoding Protein SON (Confirmed by transcript evidence) produces the protein MVDGEGITPKTCSEDIIKDLLNDVKSSEKPFSVDKLAGCDQTDFVGKRPKKHHRHKSKKSKKVRRRSKTWSSSRSRSRSRSRSRGRSQERRRSRKSRKSRSRSRLKHREEKIEKKNLEKAPKNELIPQAPSTENGKPKEFKEPPRKDEADDLPLGADFSTPLVKKETKLAISITTVLPKAENKKEVEDGEIEEIAYGDGDFKEPEGIEKNLENKNICENGNLDNSENEKSKEKDKNRKKEKTERKRKRSHSSSDRRGRRTSKESRRRSRSRDTHRTRRRSPERSRRSTETRNERPERPSRWRSRSRERKEYDSYRRRRSRSREVIDKEKLLAIAKTKRAEMMSNGDRDSASIEDFVTYCKKLQRRQEREKRREAGHDVSDHDSDRETVRYKHPYAMPKEPIRINIVTATSANLAQKAITGPEEPTQLGAAQLRIVFPVSSGAVHKENAEWVPVEKEDVPKSCSVEQKKHVALTSLEIDRCRAQGIPVAPAPVPKFLNSILPPPPAPPQFLPNPTDSFRPPTPPPLPSVLYVPNKDQMILKEPKDIPIPAPSDIGKVLKQRTEAQRKVLSTPNDFDAHRALREANEQISLWAALKSLPGEYTGTTGLRLLTADELQPQNPKYHAWVKKDQFRNAAPATGGIGRLMLEKMGWRPGEGLGKDATGNLEPLMLDVKSDRKGLIAEEEMSIKQRNKINAQNNVPVDLSNKNPISLIMELCAKRRWNPPSFSCEESGADHLKMFVWTIVINDVEYRPMCGSKQKKEGKAVAAQVALQSLGVLPMDPNLPVYM, from the exons ATGGTCGATGGCGAGGGAATTACCCCGAAAACTTGCAGTGAAGACATCATTAAAGATCTTTTAAATGATGTGAAATCGTCGGAAAaa cCATTCTCAGTGGATAAACTAGCCGGATGCGATCAGACAGATTTTGTTGGGAAAAGGCCGAAGAAGCATCACAGGCACAAGTCGAAGAAAAGCAAGAAAGTTCGAAGAAGATCCAAAACTTGGTCTAGTTCAAGAAGTCGAAGCCGGAGCCGGAGCAGAAGCCGGGGGCGTAGTCAGGAGAGGAGAAGAAGCAGAAAGAGTAGGAAAAGCAGAAGCAGGAGCCGTTTAAAGCATAgggaagaaaaaattgagaagaaaaatctcgaaaaagcgccaaaaaatga ATTAATCCCGCAAGCGCCAAGTACCGAAAATGGCAAACCGAAAGAATTTAAGGAGCCGCCAAGGAAAGATGAGGCCGATGATCTACCGCTTGGCGCGGATTTCAGCACCCCTTTAGTGAAAAAAGAGACAAAGCTGGCTATTAGCATCACTACAGTTCTGCCAAAAGCCGAGAATAAGAAAGAAGTTGAGGATGGAGAAATAGAAGAAATTGCATATGGAGATGGAGATTTTAAAGAACCAGAAGGAATCGAAAAGAATTTggagaataaaaatatatgtgaaaatggaaatctggataattctgaaaatgaaaaaagtaagGAGAAAGACAAGAAccgaaaaaaggagaaaactgaaagaaaacgGAAGCGCAGTCATTCAAGCAGTGATAGGAGAGGAAGAAGAACAAG CAAGGAATCCCGTCGTCGTTCTCGTTCGAGAGACACACACCGTACTCGCCGACGATCTCCGGAAAGATCAAGAAGATCCACAGAGACTCGCAACGAGAGACCCGAGAGACCTTCCAGATGGAGAAGTCGTTCCAGAGAACGGAAAGAATATGATTCATACCGACGACGAAGATCCCGAAGTCGAGAAGTCATTGATAAGGAGAAGCTATTGGCGATTGCCAAGACGAAAAGAGCAGAAATGATGTCGAATGGCGACAGAGATAGTGCATCGATTGAGGATTTTGTTA CGTACTGCAAGAAGCTTCAAAGACGACAAGAACGAGAGAAACGTCGAGAAGCTGGACACGATGTCAGTGATCATGACAGTGATAGAGAAACAGTTCGATACAAGCATCCATATGCTATGCCAAAGGAACCTATTCGCATTAATATTGTT actgcCACATCCGCCAATCTAGCTCAAAAAGCGATCACAGGCCCAGAAGAGCCAACTCAACTCGGAGCTGCCCAACTTCGTATTGTTTTCCCTGTCTCCTCTGGTGCTGTGCACAAAGAAAATGCCGAATGGGTGCCCGTCGAAAAGGAGGATGTTCCGAAAAGTTGCTCCGTTGAGCAGAAGAAGCATGTGGCTCTCACAAGTCTTGAAATTGATCGGTGTAGAGCACAGGGAATT cctgTCGCCCCAGCACCCGTGCCGAAATTCCTCAACTCGATCTTGCCACCACCGCCGGCGCCTCCCCAGTTTCTACCGAATCCCACTGATT cattccGTCCTCCAACGCCACCTCCGCTACCTTCTGTTCTTTATGTTCCGAATAAGGatcaaatgattttgaaaGAACCAAAAGATATCCCGATACCAGCTCCCAGTGATATTGGAAAAGTACTGAAACAACGAACAGAAGCACAACGAAAAGTTTTGTCGACTCCCAATGATTTTGATGCTCATCGAGCACTACGTGAAGCCAACGAACAG atCAGTCTCTGGGCAGCGCTAAAAAGTCTTCCTGGAGAGTACACCGGTACAACTGGCCTAAGGCTTCTGACTGCAGACGAGCTACAGCctcaaaatccaaaatatcACGCATGGGTGAAAAAG GACCAATTCAGAAATGCTGCACCAGCGACCGGCGGAATCGGAAGATTGATGCTGGAAAAGATGGGATGGCGTCCTGGAGAGGGTCTGGGAAAGGATGCGACTGGAAATTTGGAGCCGCTGATGCTTGATGTGAAGAGTGATCGAAAAGGATTAATCGCTGAGGAGGAGATGAGCATCAAGCAGAGAAATAAGATAAATGCACAGAATAATGTTCCAGTTGATTTATCga acaaaaatccAATCTCCCTAATAATGGAACTTTGCGCTAAACGTCGCTGGAATCCCCCGTCATTCAGTTGTGAAGAATCCGGTGCTGATCACTTGAAGATGTTCGTCTGGACTATAGTCATCAATGATGTAGAATACCGTCCAATGTGTGGCTCAAAGCAAAAGAAGGAAGGAAAAGCCGTCGCTGCTCAGGTGGCTCTTCAGTCGCTAGGCGTACTTCCAATGGATCCGAATCTCCCAGTTTACATGTAG
- the smp-2 gene encoding Sema domain-containing protein (Confirmed by transcript evidence): MVHLRIFIFLLAPLGSASFFNPDTNVSRVDVSHLSRALSYGANEKLVILHKLPGEYVLLGGRNHVYNISISSMLEIARYEWTSSDEARTNCAAISQTPASCENFIRTYFELTNDTLILCGTHALQPTCAEFRKGNAKPQRLISAVGMSPIDADSTAPFIRSNENIITVNVAELSSSEPLLVRRNVIKMWKGIENDVILRTPRGLSSFEQANFLSMHKVKKEVLFFFSESPMETEGCGLHKVARVGRVCEDDPGGRLSYNKEWSSYEKARIECSIEETDTDTFYFNQFAGVAESPTSFYGAFRSQLAGIGASAICKYSKKVISGSFASGYKESTPDTCSRANDIEELSRIRLKPLIKQKISANPIYIFHGKDRFVHVLAQEDTRDLSNRAYDILYVATNLGNILKIVVPSTDKTGRHAVTLKVLPTNSKIVDMSLYSKNNLEELIVITEQSVLKVPTATCHLASNCAECLAHGDPHCAWADGVDCIDIRTDQRKSASQDSGTCDVVSFENHKPVMIAPLKNKESAKIPVCLCETEKQKKPCATEVIQKEIVLTGGSEFWKYILVFAVGVLTGSIFHYCYFYFSRHIGDKASSSSRSSSSMTRPITTSSSARLPIDAFTTSSIADEMFSSTLSSANRFNSVSMHSSIRTYC, from the exons ATGGTCCATCttagaatatttatttttctactgGCACCACTGGGCTCCGCGTCGTTTTTCAATCCGGACACCAATGTGTCTAGGGTTGATGTTTCCCATT TATCCCGTGCTCTATCCTACGGAGCCAATGAGAAACTGGTGATTCTTCACAAATTGCCCGGGGAATATGTACTTCTTGGTGGTAGAAACCATGTCTATAACATCTCGATTAGTTCAATGCTGGAAATTGCAAGATATGAATGGACATCAAGCGATGAAGCCAGGACGAATTGTGCCGCGATAAGTCAA ACTCCCGCGTCTTGTGAAAACTTTATTCGAACATATTTTGAACTAACAAATGATACGCTCATTTTATGTGGAACACATGCATTACAACCAACATGTGCAGAGTTTAGGAAAGGGAATGCAA aaccgcAGCGCCTCATCTCGGCGGTGGGAATGTCTCCAATCGATGCGGATTCTACTGCTCCATTCATTCGATCCAATGAAAACATTATTACAGTAAACGTGGCGGAGCTATCGTCATCTGAACCATTACTTGTTCGGCGGAATGTTATCAAAATGTGGAAGGGCATTGAGAACGACGTAATATTGCGTACTCCACGTGGTTTGAGCTCTTTCGAGCAGGCAAACTTCTTGTCAATGCATAAAGTGAAAAAG GAGGtactcttcttcttctccgaATCACCAATGGAAACAGAAGGCTGCGGTCTGCATAAAGTTGCGCGGGTCGGACGTGTTTGTGAAGATGATCCCGGTGGCAG ACTTTCATATAACAAAGAATGGAGTTCTTATGAGAAAGCACGAATCGAATGTTCCATTGAAGAAACTGATACGGATACATTCTACTTTAATCAGTTTGCCGGAGTCGCTGAATCACCGACCTCTTTTTATGGAGCCTTTCGTTCTCAGCTGGCAGGAATCGGAGCTTCTGCAATTTGTAAATATAGTAAAAAAGTGATATCGGGCAGTTTTGCGAGTGGATATAAGGAGTCAACACCCGACACTTGCTCTAGAGCTAATGATATTGAAGAGCTGAGCAGGATAAGATTGAAACCACTGATAAAGCAAA aaatctctgCCAACCCAATCTACATATTCCACGGAAAAGATCGATTTGTGCATGTTCTTGCTCAGGAAGACACTCGAGACCTCAGCAATCGAGCATATGACATTTTATACGTAGCAACAAACCtaggaaatattttgaaaattgttgtgcCGTCCACTGACAAAACTGGAAGACACGCGGTGACATTGAAGGTACTTCCAACGAATTCAAAGATTGTTGATATGAGTCTATATTCAAAGAATAATCTAGAAGAATTGATTGTGATCACAGAGCAAAGT GTCCTGAAAGTCCCAACAGCCACGTGTCACTTAGCTTCCAACTGCGCCGAATGCCTAGCGCACGGAGATCCACATTGTGCATGGGCTGATGGTGTAGATTGTATTGATATTCGGACAGATCAACGAAAATCTGCAAGTCAAGACAGTGGAACGTGTGATGTTGTCAGCTTCGAGAATCATAAGCCAGTGATGATTGCGCCCCTGAAAAATA aagaatcaGCCAAAATTCCAGTTTGTCtatgtgaaacagaaaaacagaaaaagccCTGTGCCACTGAAGTCATCCAGAAAGAGATCGTTCTTACAGGAGGATCAG aattttggAAGTACATATTGGTGTTCGCTGTCGGTGTTCTAACAGGTTCAATCTTCCACTACTGTTATTTCTATTTCAGCAG gCATATTGGTGACAAGGCATCTTCATCATCTCGTTCGTCATCATCAATGACTCGACCAATCACTACCTCGTCTTCAGCACGCCTCCCAATCGACGCTTTCACCACGTCATCAATTGCAGACGAAATGTTCTCATCGACTCTTTCATCTGCAAATCGTTTCAACTCGGTTTCAATGCATTCCTCTATTCGTACCTATTGCTGA